One window of Desertibacillus haloalkaliphilus genomic DNA carries:
- a CDS encoding segregation/condensation protein A: protein FNGFCHFQDLFPVPERSHIVVSFLAILELMKTKTIRCEQSGNFSDIMIYSTEEGVRR from the coding sequence CTTCAATGGATTTTGTCACTTTCAAGATTTGTTTCCAGTCCCTGAACGTAGTCATATTGTTGTTAGCTTTTTAGCGATTTTAGAACTGATGAAGACAAAAACGATTCGTTGTGAGCAATCCGGTAATTTTTCAGACATCATGATTTACAGCACAGAGGAGGGAGTTCGCAGATGA